From Salipiger profundus, a single genomic window includes:
- a CDS encoding amino acid aminotransferase has product MFENLKEQPADKILMLMQAYREDPREQKVDLGVGVYKDASGNTPIMRAIKTAEKRLWETETTKSYTGLAGDPGFSDAMVNLVLGDSVPRETVAAAATPGGTGAVRQAFDLIRSANPKARVFVSDPTWPNHLSILKHMGIEFVPYRYFDNETRSVDFTGMIADLHQVMPGDVVLLHGCCHNPTGANLNLSQWKAVIELLLEREAVPMIDIAYQGFGDGLDTDAEGVRLVAEKMPEVLIAASCSKNFGIYRERTGLLMAVSKDASRTKLNQQTLNYLNRQNFSFPPDHGARLVTMVLNDEELRADWAAELEEVRTSMLGLREQLASELQRLSGSDRFGFLAQHRGMFSRLGATPEQVETMRKDSGIYMVGDSRLNIAGLNKTTVPILAEAIIKAGI; this is encoded by the coding sequence ATGTTCGAGAACCTCAAGGAACAACCCGCCGACAAGATCCTGATGCTGATGCAGGCCTATCGCGAAGACCCGCGCGAGCAGAAGGTCGACCTCGGCGTCGGTGTCTACAAGGACGCCAGCGGCAACACGCCGATCATGCGCGCCATCAAGACCGCCGAAAAGCGCCTGTGGGAAACCGAGACCACCAAGTCCTACACCGGGCTTGCGGGCGATCCGGGCTTTTCCGACGCGATGGTCAACCTCGTGCTCGGCGACTCCGTCCCGCGCGAGACTGTCGCGGCGGCGGCCACCCCCGGCGGCACCGGCGCGGTCCGGCAGGCCTTCGACCTGATCCGCTCGGCCAACCCCAAGGCGCGCGTCTTCGTCTCGGACCCGACCTGGCCGAACCACCTGTCGATCCTCAAGCACATGGGCATCGAGTTCGTGCCCTACCGCTACTTCGACAACGAGACCCGCTCGGTCGACTTCACCGGGATGATCGCCGACCTGCACCAGGTGATGCCGGGCGACGTGGTGCTGCTGCACGGCTGCTGCCACAACCCCACCGGCGCCAACCTGAACCTGTCGCAGTGGAAGGCCGTGATCGAGCTGCTGCTCGAGCGCGAGGCGGTGCCGATGATCGACATCGCCTACCAGGGCTTCGGTGACGGTCTCGACACCGATGCCGAGGGCGTGCGGCTCGTGGCCGAGAAGATGCCCGAGGTGCTGATCGCCGCGAGCTGCTCGAAGAACTTCGGCATCTACCGCGAGCGCACCGGCCTGCTGATGGCGGTGAGCAAGGACGCATCGCGCACCAAGCTCAACCAGCAGACGCTGAACTACCTGAACCGGCAGAACTTCTCGTTCCCGCCGGACCACGGCGCACGGCTGGTGACGATGGTTCTCAACGACGAGGAGCTGCGCGCCGACTGGGCCGCCGAGCTGGAAGAGGTCCGCACCTCGATGCTGGGCCTGCGCGAGCAGCTCGCCTCGGAACTGCAGCGCCTGTCGGGCTCGGATCGCTTCGGCTTCCTCGCCCAGCACCGCGGCATGTTCTCGCGCCTCGGCGCCACGCCCGAGCAGGTCGAGACCATGCGCAAGGACAGCGGCATCTACATGGTCGGCGACTCGCGGCTGAACATCGCGGGTCTCAACAAGACCACCGTGCCGATCCTCGCGGAAGCTATCATCAAGGCGGGCATCTGA
- a CDS encoding replication-associated recombination protein A yields the protein MADLFDSSDPAPTEGGGPRPLADRLRPARLDEVIGQEQVLGPESPLGVMLASGTLSSIVFWGPPGVGKTTIARLLADATELHFVQISAIFTGVPELRKVFEAAKHRHANGQGTLLFVDEIHRFNKAQQDGFLPHMEDGTILLVGATTENPSFELNAALLSRAQVLVLDRLGLADLERLAQRAEKLLDRTLPLDGHAREALLEMADGDGRALLNLIEQVMAWRGLEGKLSTDQLTHRLMRRAAQYDKSGDGHYNLISALHKSVRGSDPDAALYWFARMLDAGEDPRFLARRLTRMAVEDIGLADPQAQAVCIDSWQTYERLGSPEGELALANALVYLALAPKSNGAYVAYKAARAAAKKTGSLMPPKHILNAPTRLMKDQGYGSGYAYDHDAEDGFSGQDYFPEDMGRQRFYSPVERGFERDLKKRVEYFDRLRRERGD from the coding sequence TTGGCCGACCTCTTCGACAGCTCCGACCCTGCACCGACCGAAGGCGGCGGCCCCCGGCCGCTTGCCGACCGGCTGCGTCCGGCGCGGCTCGACGAGGTGATCGGGCAGGAACAGGTGCTCGGGCCGGAGTCTCCGCTGGGCGTGATGCTGGCCTCGGGCACCCTGTCGAGCATCGTGTTCTGGGGCCCGCCGGGTGTCGGCAAGACCACCATCGCGCGGCTGCTGGCAGATGCCACCGAGCTGCATTTCGTCCAGATCAGCGCGATCTTCACCGGGGTGCCCGAGCTGCGCAAGGTCTTCGAGGCAGCCAAGCACCGCCATGCCAACGGCCAGGGCACGCTGCTGTTCGTCGACGAGATACACCGCTTCAACAAGGCGCAGCAGGATGGGTTTCTGCCGCACATGGAAGACGGCACCATCCTGCTCGTGGGCGCCACCACCGAGAACCCGAGCTTCGAGCTCAACGCGGCGCTTCTGAGCCGCGCGCAGGTGCTGGTGCTGGACCGGCTCGGGCTCGCCGATCTCGAACGGCTCGCGCAGCGCGCCGAGAAACTGCTCGACCGGACGCTTCCGCTCGACGGTCACGCCCGCGAGGCGCTGCTCGAGATGGCCGATGGCGACGGTCGGGCGCTGCTCAACCTCATCGAGCAGGTGATGGCGTGGCGCGGGCTCGAGGGCAAGCTCTCGACCGACCAGCTCACCCACCGGCTGATGCGGCGCGCGGCGCAATACGACAAGTCGGGCGACGGCCATTACAACCTGATCTCGGCACTGCACAAGTCGGTGCGCGGCTCCGACCCGGACGCGGCGCTCTACTGGTTCGCGCGGATGCTCGATGCCGGCGAAGACCCGCGCTTCCTCGCACGACGGCTGACGCGCATGGCGGTGGAGGACATCGGCCTTGCCGACCCGCAGGCGCAGGCGGTCTGCATCGACAGCTGGCAGACCTACGAGCGGCTCGGCTCGCCCGAGGGCGAACTGGCGCTGGCCAACGCGCTGGTCTACCTCGCGCTCGCGCCGAAATCGAACGGCGCCTACGTCGCCTACAAGGCAGCGCGGGCGGCCGCGAAGAAGACCGGCTCGCTGATGCCGCCCAAGCATATCCTCAACGCGCCGACGCGGCTGATGAAGGACCAGGGCTACGGCTCGGGCTATGCCTACGACCACGACGCCGAGGACGGGTTTTCCGGCCAGGACTACTTTCCCGAGGACATGGGCCGCCAGCGTTTCTACAGCCCGGTCGAACGCGGTTTCGAACGCGATCTGAAGAAGCGGGTCGAGTATTTCGACAGGCTCCGGCGCGAACGCGGCGACTGA
- a CDS encoding putative nucleotide-diphospho-sugar transferase: MAQEPKRGVVYVAWGRDHVDVARRSAASVKKWNPDLGTAIWCKEGDDTSGFDQAFFIPEGLKRPKVNVLGESPYDETLFLDNDTIVRADLSSFFDLLRKYEMCGTQVILWHRPRHQKKIALDLPDTFPEINTGVLLYRKTPAVLDFFRDWAETFAASGMGIDQPSFREVLWRSDVAFYVFPPQFNKRVFEASELIWSDAPRPRILHLELLRPQKNRFLRWVSNRIR; encoded by the coding sequence ATGGCTCAGGAACCGAAGCGCGGCGTGGTCTACGTGGCCTGGGGCCGCGATCACGTCGACGTGGCGCGGCGCTCGGCGGCGAGCGTGAAGAAATGGAACCCCGACCTCGGCACCGCGATCTGGTGCAAGGAGGGCGACGACACCAGCGGTTTCGACCAGGCGTTCTTCATCCCCGAGGGGCTGAAGCGGCCCAAGGTCAACGTGCTCGGCGAAAGCCCCTACGACGAGACGCTGTTCCTCGACAACGACACCATCGTGCGCGCCGACCTGTCGTCGTTCTTCGATCTTCTGCGCAAGTACGAGATGTGCGGCACGCAGGTGATCCTGTGGCACCGCCCGCGCCACCAGAAGAAGATCGCGCTGGACCTGCCCGACACCTTTCCCGAGATCAACACCGGCGTGCTGCTCTATCGCAAGACGCCCGCTGTGCTCGACTTCTTCCGCGACTGGGCCGAGACCTTCGCGGCCAGCGGCATGGGCATCGACCAGCCGTCGTTCCGCGAGGTGCTCTGGCGCTCGGACGTCGCCTTCTACGTCTTTCCGCCGCAGTTCAACAAGCGCGTCTTCGAGGCCTCGGAGCTCATCTGGTCCGACGCCCCGCGCCCGCGCATCCTTCACCTCGAGCTGCTGCGCCCGCAGAAGAACCGCTTCCTGCGCTGGGTGTCGAACCGCATCCGTTGA
- the deoC gene encoding deoxyribose-phosphate aldolase: protein MTTTQTTATTDLATQLPQAVEPRNPGMPLDMDWVMRARANRSAIERRAATLPGRRSVKKDHQAAWMARAISCIDLTTLAGDDTPGRVARLCAKAKQPVRADILEAIGLPGLTVGAVCVYHDMIAPAVSALQGSGIPVAAVSTGFPAGLSPFALRVAEIGESVKAGAREIDIVISRRKVLTGDWQGLYEEMRAFREACGEAHVKAILATGELGTLQNVARASLVCMMAGADFIKTSTGKEGVNATLPVSLVMMRAIREYYARTGYRVGYKPAGGISKAKDAATYLALVKEELGDRWLRPDLFRFGASSLLGDIERQLEHHVTGAYSASWRHALA, encoded by the coding sequence ATGACCACGACGCAGACCACCGCCACGACGGACCTTGCCACGCAACTGCCGCAGGCGGTCGAGCCGCGCAATCCCGGCATGCCGCTCGACATGGACTGGGTGATGCGTGCCCGCGCCAACCGCTCGGCCATCGAGCGGCGCGCCGCGACCCTGCCGGGCCGGCGCAGCGTCAAGAAGGATCACCAGGCCGCGTGGATGGCCCGCGCCATCTCCTGCATCGACCTCACCACGCTGGCGGGCGACGACACCCCCGGCCGTGTCGCGCGGCTCTGCGCCAAGGCGAAGCAGCCGGTGCGCGCCGACATCCTCGAAGCCATCGGCCTGCCCGGGCTCACCGTGGGCGCGGTCTGCGTCTACCATGACATGATCGCCCCGGCGGTCTCGGCGCTTCAAGGCTCGGGCATCCCGGTCGCGGCGGTCTCGACCGGCTTTCCCGCCGGCCTGTCGCCCTTTGCCCTGCGCGTCGCCGAGATCGGCGAGAGCGTGAAAGCAGGCGCCCGCGAGATCGACATCGTCATCTCGCGCCGCAAGGTGCTGACCGGCGACTGGCAGGGGCTCTACGAAGAGATGCGTGCCTTCCGCGAGGCCTGCGGCGAGGCGCACGTCAAGGCGATCCTCGCCACCGGCGAACTCGGCACGCTGCAGAACGTCGCGCGCGCCTCGCTGGTCTGCATGATGGCCGGTGCCGACTTCATCAAGACCTCGACCGGCAAGGAAGGCGTGAACGCCACCCTGCCCGTCAGCCTCGTGATGATGCGCGCGATCCGCGAGTACTACGCGCGCACCGGCTACCGCGTCGGCTACAAGCCCGCCGGCGGCATCTCCAAGGCCAAGGACGCGGCGACCTACCTCGCGCTGGTCAAGGAAGAGCTGGGCGACCGCTGGCTGCGCCCGGATCTCTTCCGCTTCGGCGCATCGAGCCTGCTCGGCGACATCGAGCGCCAGCTCGAGCACCACGTCACCGGCGCCTACTCGGCAAGCTGGCGGCACGCGCTCGCCTGA
- a CDS encoding BMP family protein: MTDTRSLLAQMTRRRMLMGSAGFTAAAGAGLLPARLLAQEPLSVAGIYTVPVEQQWVSRIHKAAEAAKADGQITYTFSENTANTDYPRVMREYAESGVKLIVGEIFGVEQEAREVVLDYPDTAFLLGSSFMPDPAYPNLSVFDNYIQDASYLSGIIAGAMTETGNIGMVGGFPIPEVNRLMHAFMAGVKEMKPDATFQVSFIGSWFDPPKAKETAFAMIENGADLLYAERFGVSDAAQEKGILAIGNVIDTQGDYPDTVVASAIWHFEPTLQAALDQIAAGSFEADNYGVYSFMKYGGCSLAPLGTFEGKVPQEALDLVATREAQIKSGEFVVEIDDTEPTSS, from the coding sequence ATGACCGACACACGCTCGCTTCTTGCCCAGATGACCCGCCGAAGGATGCTCATGGGCTCCGCCGGGTTCACCGCCGCCGCCGGTGCCGGCCTGCTGCCCGCCCGCCTGCTCGCGCAGGAGCCGCTCTCGGTTGCGGGCATCTACACGGTGCCGGTCGAACAGCAGTGGGTGAGCCGCATCCACAAGGCCGCAGAGGCCGCCAAGGCGGATGGCCAGATCACCTACACCTTCAGCGAGAACACCGCGAACACCGACTACCCGCGCGTCATGCGCGAATACGCCGAGAGCGGCGTGAAGCTGATCGTGGGCGAGATCTTCGGCGTCGAGCAGGAGGCCCGCGAGGTGGTGCTCGACTACCCCGATACCGCCTTCCTGCTGGGCTCGTCCTTCATGCCCGACCCGGCCTATCCGAACCTGTCGGTCTTCGACAACTACATCCAGGATGCCTCCTACCTGTCGGGCATCATCGCCGGCGCCATGACCGAGACCGGCAACATCGGCATGGTCGGCGGCTTCCCGATCCCCGAGGTGAACCGCCTGATGCACGCCTTCATGGCCGGCGTGAAGGAAATGAAGCCCGACGCCACCTTCCAGGTCAGCTTCATCGGCTCGTGGTTCGACCCGCCGAAGGCCAAGGAAACCGCGTTCGCGATGATCGAGAACGGTGCCGACCTGCTCTACGCGGAACGCTTCGGCGTCTCCGACGCAGCGCAGGAAAAGGGCATTCTCGCCATCGGCAACGTCATCGACACGCAAGGAGACTACCCCGACACCGTGGTCGCCTCGGCCATCTGGCATTTCGAGCCGACGCTGCAGGCCGCACTCGACCAGATCGCCGCCGGCAGCTTCGAGGCAGACAACTACGGCGTCTACAGCTTCATGAAATACGGCGGCTGTTCGCTCGCCCCGCTCGGCACCTTCGAGGGCAAGGTCCCGCAGGAGGCGCTCGACCTCGTCGCAACCCGCGAGGCGCAGATCAAGTCCGGTGAATTCGTGGTCGAGATCGACGACACCGAGCCCACCTCCTCGTGA
- a CDS encoding baeRF12 domain-containing protein gives MAELKKGTWVVVTDSEKALFLRNLTDHEDPNLNVFDEEEQENPSDREQGANKPGRMGDTGVQQRSSMDDTDWHELQKERFAHDLAEHLYEEAHKGAFERLVLVASPKVLGDLRDALHKEVASKVVAEIPKTLTNHPVNKIEELVKAELDEDT, from the coding sequence ATGGCTGAACTGAAAAAAGGAACATGGGTCGTCGTGACCGACAGCGAAAAGGCGCTGTTCCTGCGCAACCTGACCGACCACGAGGATCCGAACCTCAACGTGTTCGACGAAGAAGAGCAGGAAAACCCCTCGGACCGCGAGCAGGGGGCGAACAAGCCGGGCCGCATGGGCGATACCGGGGTGCAGCAGCGGTCTTCGATGGATGACACCGACTGGCATGAGCTTCAGAAGGAACGTTTCGCGCACGATCTGGCAGAGCACCTCTACGAAGAGGCGCACAAGGGCGCGTTCGAGCGGCTCGTGCTGGTGGCCTCGCCGAAGGTGCTGGGCGACCTGCGCGATGCGCTGCACAAGGAGGTTGCCTCGAAGGTGGTGGCCGAGATCCCCAAGACGCTCACCAACCACCCGGTCAACAAGATCGAGGAGCTGGTGAAGGCCGAGCTCGACGAGGATACCTGA
- the sseA gene encoding 3-mercaptopyruvate sulfurtransferase, with protein MTQDDPKTLVSTDWLATHLKDPDLRILDASWYMPGSGRDPRAEYEAAHIPGARFFDIDDVSDARSELPHMVPPVEKFMSRMRALGVGDGHQVVVYDGAGLFSAARVWWLFKLMGQPDVAVLDGGFPKWQAEGREIEDMPPIIRDRHMTVRRQNQMVKDVTQVSAAAKLKDTEILDARAPERFRGEVEEPRPGLRAGHIPGSKNVPFTALLDGDGTLKSPDALRGVFEAAGVDLSRPAITSCGSGVTAAILNLALTRVGKDDHSLYDGSWSEWGQFPTLPVATGET; from the coding sequence ATGACGCAAGACGATCCCAAGACGCTTGTTTCCACGGACTGGCTGGCGACGCATCTGAAGGATCCCGACCTGCGCATCCTCGATGCAAGCTGGTACATGCCGGGGTCCGGCCGCGATCCGCGCGCCGAATACGAGGCCGCGCATATTCCCGGCGCCCGCTTCTTCGACATCGACGACGTGAGCGACGCCCGCTCGGAGCTGCCGCACATGGTGCCCCCGGTCGAGAAGTTCATGTCGCGGATGCGCGCGCTCGGCGTCGGCGACGGGCACCAGGTGGTGGTCTACGATGGCGCAGGCCTGTTCTCGGCCGCCCGCGTGTGGTGGCTGTTCAAGCTCATGGGCCAGCCCGACGTGGCGGTGCTCGACGGCGGCTTCCCGAAGTGGCAGGCCGAGGGCCGCGAGATCGAGGACATGCCGCCTATCATCCGCGACCGGCACATGACCGTCCGGCGGCAGAACCAGATGGTCAAGGACGTGACGCAGGTCTCGGCCGCGGCCAAGCTCAAGGACACCGAGATCCTCGATGCCCGCGCCCCCGAGCGCTTCCGCGGCGAGGTCGAAGAGCCCCGCCCCGGCCTGCGCGCCGGCCACATCCCCGGATCGAAGAACGTGCCCTTCACGGCGCTTCTCGACGGTGACGGGACGCTCAAGTCACCCGATGCCCTGCGCGGCGTCTTCGAGGCTGCCGGGGTGGACCTTTCGAGGCCGGCGATTACCTCCTGCGGATCGGGCGTGACCGCCGCCATCCTGAACCTTGCCCTCACTCGCGTGGGCAAGGATGACCATTCCCTGTATGACGGGTCCTGGAGCGAGTGGGGGCAATTCCCCACCCTGCCCGTCGCCACCGGAGAGACCTGA
- a CDS encoding ABC transporter ATP-binding protein — MTTEDPARDDTVLRLSGITKRFGPLVANDGISLSLGRGEVVALLGENGAGKTTLMNILFGHYTADEGTVDVFGQRLPAGQPGAALAAGVGMVHQHFTLADNMSVLDNILLGTEPLWSPRLGRGAARRRVAQLAQDFGLAVDPDARVAALSVGERQRVEILKALYRDARILILDEPTAVLTPQEADALFETLRRMVAQGLSVIFISHKLHEVMAISSRVLVLRHGRLAGEVATRDTDRHQLATMMVGAEITAPAPATARPGPVLLRLDGVSTAAKGNRPGLHDLHLDLRAGQITGLAGVSGNGQGALADLLSGLDTPDTGRLEIAGAPAHGWTPRKALAAGIGRIPEDRHSTGTVADFTLTENAVLESYARAPASRHGWMDWAAARRDTEALIDTYDVRCPGPDARIRLLSGGNMQKLILGRVLEAGPRIILANQPVRGLDIGAVTYVQERLIAARDAGAAVLLISEDLDEILTLSDVIRVISEGRLSPEFARGEKTPAELGQWMAGQGFDHAA; from the coding sequence ATGACGACAGAAGACCCGGCGCGGGACGACACCGTCCTGCGCCTCTCCGGCATCACCAAGCGCTTCGGCCCCCTCGTCGCGAACGACGGCATCTCGCTGTCGCTGGGGCGCGGCGAGGTCGTGGCGCTGCTGGGCGAGAACGGTGCCGGCAAGACCACGCTGATGAACATCCTCTTCGGCCACTACACCGCCGACGAGGGCACCGTCGATGTCTTCGGCCAGCGCCTGCCGGCCGGTCAGCCCGGCGCGGCGCTCGCCGCCGGCGTCGGCATGGTGCACCAGCATTTCACCCTCGCCGACAACATGTCGGTGCTCGACAACATCCTGCTCGGCACCGAGCCGCTGTGGTCGCCCCGCCTCGGGCGCGGCGCGGCGCGGCGGCGGGTGGCGCAGCTCGCGCAGGACTTCGGCCTCGCGGTCGATCCCGACGCGCGCGTCGCGGCGCTCTCGGTCGGCGAACGGCAGCGCGTCGAGATCCTCAAGGCGCTCTATCGCGACGCCCGCATCCTGATCCTCGACGAGCCCACCGCCGTGCTCACCCCGCAGGAGGCCGACGCGCTCTTCGAGACGCTGCGCCGGATGGTGGCGCAGGGGCTCTCGGTGATCTTCATCAGCCACAAGCTGCACGAGGTCATGGCCATCTCGTCGCGTGTGCTGGTGCTGCGTCACGGCCGGCTCGCGGGCGAGGTCGCCACGCGCGACACCGATCGCCACCAGCTCGCCACGATGATGGTCGGTGCCGAGATCACCGCACCCGCGCCGGCCACCGCCCGCCCCGGGCCCGTGCTGCTGCGGCTGGACGGCGTGAGCACCGCGGCCAAGGGCAACCGCCCGGGCCTCCACGATCTTCACCTCGACCTCCGGGCCGGCCAGATCACCGGCCTCGCCGGTGTCTCCGGCAACGGGCAGGGCGCCCTCGCCGACCTGCTGTCGGGGCTCGACACCCCCGACACCGGCAGGCTCGAGATCGCCGGCGCGCCCGCACACGGCTGGACCCCGCGCAAGGCGCTCGCCGCCGGCATCGGCCGCATCCCCGAGGACCGTCACAGCACCGGCACCGTGGCCGATTTCACCCTGACCGAGAACGCGGTGCTGGAAAGCTATGCCCGTGCGCCCGCCTCGCGTCACGGCTGGATGGACTGGGCCGCCGCCCGCCGGGACACCGAGGCGCTGATCGACACCTACGACGTCCGCTGCCCCGGCCCCGACGCGCGCATCCGGCTGCTCTCGGGCGGCAACATGCAGAAACTGATCCTCGGCCGCGTTCTCGAGGCGGGCCCGCGCATCATCCTTGCAAACCAGCCGGTGCGCGGCCTCGACATCGGCGCGGTCACCTACGTGCAGGAACGGCTCATCGCAGCGCGCGACGCGGGCGCCGCCGTGCTGCTCATCTCCGAGGACCTCGACGAGATCCTGACACTCTCCGACGTGATCCGGGTGATCTCCGAGGGCCGCCTCTCGCCCGAGTTCGCCCGCGGCGAAAAGACCCCGGCGGAGCTCGGGCAGTGGATGGCCGGACAGGGGTTCGACCATGCCGCGTGA
- the rplQ gene encoding 50S ribosomal protein L17, producing MRHAKGYRRLNRTHEHRKALFANMAGSLIEHEQIKTTLPKAKELKRVMDKLITLGKRGDVHARRQAAAQLKQDIHVAKLFEVLGPRYNERSGGYTRVLKAGFRYGDMAPMAIIELVDRDVDAKGSADKARVAAEEAAEE from the coding sequence ATGCGTCACGCAAAAGGCTACCGCCGCCTCAACCGCACCCACGAGCACCGCAAGGCGCTCTTCGCCAACATGGCCGGATCGCTGATCGAGCACGAGCAGATCAAGACGACCCTGCCGAAGGCGAAAGAGCTCAAGCGCGTCATGGACAAGCTGATCACGCTCGGCAAGCGCGGTGACGTCCACGCCCGCCGCCAGGCTGCCGCGCAGCTCAAGCAGGACATCCACGTCGCCAAGCTGTTCGAGGTTCTCGGCCCGCGCTACAACGAGCGCTCGGGCGGTTACACCCGCGTTCTCAAGGCCGGCTTCCGTTACGGCGACATGGCTCCGATGGCGATCATCGAGCTGGTCGACCGCGACGTCGACGCCAAGGGCTCGGCCGACAAGGCACGCGTTGCTGCCGAAGAGGCCGCCGAAGAATAA
- a CDS encoding antibiotic biosynthesis monooxygenase family protein: MIAIIFEVIPAEGRRDDYLDIAAEMRPMVAEVEGFLSVERFESLTNPGKLLSISFFEDEAAVTRWRQLAAHRGAQRAGREGIFADYRLKVCHVLRDYGMTDRAEAPRDSLAEHG; the protein is encoded by the coding sequence ATGATCGCCATCATCTTCGAAGTCATCCCCGCAGAGGGGCGCCGCGACGACTATCTCGACATCGCCGCCGAGATGCGCCCGATGGTCGCCGAGGTCGAGGGGTTCCTCTCGGTCGAGCGGTTCGAGAGCCTGACGAACCCCGGCAAGCTGCTCTCGATCAGCTTCTTCGAGGACGAGGCGGCGGTGACGCGCTGGCGCCAGCTTGCCGCCCATCGCGGCGCGCAGCGGGCCGGGCGCGAGGGCATCTTCGCGGACTACCGGCTCAAGGTCTGCCACGTCCTGCGTGACTACGGCATGACCGACCGCGCCGAGGCGCCACGGGACAGCCTTGCCGAGCACGGCTGA
- a CDS encoding trypsin-like peptidase domain-containing protein has translation MLRNTIFALVLTALPLAAPPALAEQRVPESQAEISLSFVPLVKQATPAVVNIYARRVVESRSPFAGNPLFGDMFRDYGGRPQVQNSLGSGVILSDDGIVVSNYHVVGQASDIRVVLNNGAEYEARVLLGDEEADLAILKLEGAEEMPSLPLRDSDSVEVGELVLAIGNPFGVGQTVSSGIVSGLARSGTATGNARGYFIQTDAPINPGNSGGALIDVKGRLIGVNTSILTRSGGSNGIGFAIPSALISQFVEQARAGNTDFERPWAGMTGQPVNADLSESLGLGLPNGVLIAGLHPESPFAQAGLETGDVVLAVDDQPVNTPPEMIYRMSVAGLGHVARVRYMHDGEPQVADVEMIAAPETPPREAVTLGDRAVLPGLALARINPAVASELKLPLTGEGVVVTDPGRFAPRIGLRQGDVLKAINGRAVETPADVDRLLREAAPRIQIDALRGGARVTLRFRT, from the coding sequence ATGCTCCGCAACACCATCTTCGCCCTTGTCCTCACAGCCCTGCCCCTCGCCGCACCCCCGGCCCTTGCCGAACAGCGCGTGCCCGAGAGCCAGGCCGAGATTTCCCTCAGCTTCGTGCCGCTGGTGAAACAGGCGACGCCCGCCGTCGTGAACATCTACGCGCGCCGCGTCGTCGAGAGCCGCAGCCCCTTCGCCGGCAATCCGCTGTTCGGCGACATGTTCCGCGATTACGGCGGTCGGCCGCAGGTGCAGAACTCGCTCGGGTCGGGAGTCATCCTGTCGGACGATGGCATCGTCGTGTCGAACTACCACGTCGTGGGTCAGGCCTCGGATATCCGCGTGGTGCTCAACAACGGCGCCGAATACGAGGCGCGGGTGCTGCTCGGTGACGAGGAAGCCGACCTCGCGATCCTCAAGCTCGAGGGCGCCGAGGAGATGCCCTCGCTGCCGCTGCGCGACAGCGACTCGGTCGAGGTGGGCGAGCTGGTGCTGGCCATCGGCAACCCCTTCGGCGTGGGGCAGACGGTGTCCTCGGGGATCGTCTCGGGGCTGGCACGGTCGGGCACCGCCACCGGCAATGCGCGCGGCTATTTCATCCAGACCGACGCGCCCATCAACCCCGGCAACTCCGGCGGCGCGCTCATCGACGTGAAGGGCCGGCTGATCGGGGTGAACACCTCGATCCTGACCCGCTCGGGCGGCTCGAACGGCATAGGCTTCGCCATCCCCTCGGCGCTGATCTCGCAGTTCGTCGAGCAGGCCCGTGCCGGCAACACCGATTTCGAACGGCCCTGGGCGGGCATGACCGGGCAGCCGGTGAATGCCGACCTGTCCGAAAGCCTCGGCCTCGGGCTCCCGAACGGCGTGCTGATCGCCGGTCTGCACCCGGAAAGCCCCTTCGCTCAGGCGGGGCTCGAGACCGGCGACGTGGTGCTGGCGGTCGACGACCAGCCGGTGAACACCCCGCCCGAGATGATCTACCGCATGTCGGTCGCGGGGCTCGGCCATGTCGCCCGCGTCCGCTACATGCATGACGGCGAGCCGCAGGTCGCCGATGTCGAGATGATCGCCGCCCCCGAGACCCCGCCGCGCGAGGCGGTCACGCTGGGCGACCGCGCCGTGCTTCCGGGCCTTGCGCTGGCGCGCATCAACCCCGCCGTGGCGAGCGAGCTGAAGCTGCCGCTCACCGGTGAGGGCGTGGTGGTCACCGATCCCGGCCGTTTCGCGCCGCGCATCGGATTGCGCCAAGGGGACGTTCTGAAGGCAATCAACGGCCGTGCCGTCGAGACGCCGGCCGACGTGGACCGCCTGCTGCGCGAGGCCGCCCCCCGCATCCAGATCGACGCGCTGCGTGGCGGCGCCCGCGTCACCCTGCGCTTCCGGACCTGA